Part of the Paenibacillus kyungheensis genome, GTTTTGACATCACGTACACCACGCGAACGTTCGGCTACTTTGAGGCACATATTTTCTACCGTTTCCAGTGAAATCTGAATATCCCCAAATTCTGTACGTTGATGCACCGAATGATGATGTCCACGCTCTGAACGCACAGATAGATAGAAAAAGCGGATACTTAGCAAAAATAAGATTACAGCTACAATCACAATCGTAATATACAGATTTTGTTCGTTACGATCATTCAATTCTACAGGCACTTTGCCACTTAGTAAAAGGATTGCAAGCACAGACAAGATTCCAATGCTCAGACTGTAAATAAATAAAAGCAGTCTGTCTATAATTTTAGCCAAGAGTGTGCAGCCCCTTTACATTATAGTAAACATAGTAAACCCCTGACTGTTACGTCGGGGGTTTATGATTGCTTTTCGTACTTATTTGACCCGCTGTGAAAATTCCACTTCTTCGCTTCTGCTCTTCTCTGTCGTCTCTAAATGCACATCATGAATCTGTACATTTACTTCAACTACAGTTAGACCAGTCATCGTTTCAATAGAACGTTTGACATTACGCTGAATCTCAGCTGCTACTTCAGGTAGACGATGTCCATAATGAACAATCACAGAGACATCTACAGCTGCTTCACGTTGTCCTACTTCTACTTTTACACCACGGGAAAGATTTTTGCGACCGAGCAATTCAGCAATACCACCGGCAAAGCCGCCACTCATGCCTGCTACACCTTTTACTTCAATTGTCGCTAGACCTGCGATCACTTCAATGACCTCGGGAGCAATCTGAATCTCACCTATATCTGTCCGCTCAAATTCAGTCGGTAACGTACTCATATTTATCTATACACCTCCTGCTAAGTAAACTAAATATAACATGTGAATGATTCATTGACAAACAAGCTTAGACTTCGTTTTCCTCAAGGAACTTGATGTCAAAATCGCCACGTACAAATGTTTCATGATTCAATAGACGCATGTGGAAAGGAATCGTAGTATAAATACCTTCAATCGCAAATTCATCTAAAGCACGTTTCATTTTGGCAATAGCTTGCTCACGAGTTGGAGCCCAGACAATCAACTTCGCGATCATAGAATCATAGTAAGGACTGATCGTATATCCTGGATATGCGCCACTATCTACACGTACACCCGGACCACCTGGTGGTAAGTAGAAATCAATCTTACCTGGACTTGGCATAAAGTTACGTTCAGGATCTTCGGCATTGATACGACATTCCATAGACCATCCGTTGATCACTACTTCATCTTGACGGAAAGAAAGTGGATTGCCTTCTGCTACAGAAATCATTTCCTGAATCAAATCTATTCCCGTTACCATTTCAGTAACTGGATGTTCGACTTGAATACGAGTATTCATTTCCATAAAGTAAAATTGTCCATCTTCTCCAAGCAAGAATTCCAGTGTACCTGCACCTGAATAATTAACAGCAACAGCAGCACGTACAGCCGCTGCTCCCATTTCTTCGCGTAATTCAGGAGATAATACAGGACAAGGTGCTTCTTCAACCAATTTTTGACGACGACGTTGTACCGAGCAATCACGTTCACCTAAATGAACCGCATTACCATGTTTGTCTGCAATAATCTGCACTTCCACATGCTTCATCGACGTTAAATATTTTTCTAAATAAACGCCACCATTACCAAACGCTTTTTGCGCTTCTTGTTGAGCAGCTGTGATTTGCTTGATTAGTGATTCTTCGTCTTCTGCAAGGCGAATCCCTTTACCTCCACCACCTGCGGTAGCTTTGATAATGACAGGGTAACCAATCTCACGCGCGATCACGATCGCTTCGTCCATATCTTCTACGATTCCGTCAGAACCCGGAATAACCGGTACGCCTGCGGCAATCATCGTACGCTTCGCTTCAGACTTATCACCCATACGTGTAATCGCATCTGGTGATGGTCCGATAAACGTAATATTGCAAGATTCACAGATCTCTGCGAAATCTGCATTTTCAGCTAAGAAACCATAACCCGGGTGAACAGCATCGCATTCAGTCAATGTCGCAACACTCATTAAGTTGGTTAAGTTTAGATAGCTATCTTTGGATAAAGTCGGCCCGATGCAGTATGCTTCATCAGCCAACCGTACGTGCAATGATTCGCGATCTGCTTCAGAATAGACAGCTACAGTAGCTATGCCTAGTTCGCGACAAGCACGGATAATACGAACCGCAATTTCTCCACGATTCGCTATCAGTATTTTATGAAATTTCATTTTACGTTTCCTCCTCCGGGATTTGGCAAAAGCAATGTCTTGCTTATTCCGGTTTTACTAAGAATAATGGCTGTCCGTATTCAACAAGCTGTCCGTTTTCTGCCAAAATCTCTACAATTGTTCCTTTAGTCTCTGCTTCAAGCTCATTCATCAGCTTCATCGCTTCGATAATACATACAGTCGATTTATCGTTGACTTGATCACCCGTGCTTACAAAAGGAGCCGCTTCTGGTGAAGAAGAACGATAGAACGTTCCAACCATAGGCGATACAATGGTATGTAAAGAAGGGTCTACTTCCGGAGTAGTCGGTGCTGCCGCTGGGGTAGCAGATGTTGGTGCTGTTACAGGCGCTTGCACCGCTTGAGGTGTAGCTACTGGTGCACTTGCCGCTTGCTGTACATATACAGTCTCAGCTTTGCTTGGCTTACGAATCACTAAACGTGATCCTTCATTTTCGATTTCTACTTCTTGTACAGATGTCTCGTCTACCAATTGAATCAATTCTTTAATTTCATTTAAGTTAAACATCTATTTTTCACTCCTTTAGCTTCATTGCCCGTTGTACACGGAAAGTTACACATAACGCTATGTATTATAGCACATTCATTAAAAAGGCGTGAACATCTTTGTTCACGCCTTTTTAATAAAGAATCCATCTACCAATTATCTGGCAAACAACTCCTTATTGATTTTCAATTTTGCGATTGGAAGATTAACCAATGCTCTACTCTTCATCTTGCGGAATTATTCGACCGATGCGGACAAGCAGACCACTAGGATCACTCACTGCAAATTCGTATACTCCCCAGGGTTTTACGCAAGGTGTTCCTTTTTCGATAATCAAATCACTTACCTGTGCAGCTATCTCATCTACATTTTCCACATACAAATATAAACCGAAAGGATTGTCTTCGACTGTTTTGGGCCAATCTGGTACATAATTCAAATGCAGATGCCAACCACGTCTATCAGACAGAATACGGTAATGACCATAATCATGGAGTACATCAAACCCTAATCGCCTATAGAAAGCTTCACTCTTATCAAGGTCTTGGCTCGCTATAATTGGAACGGAATAATGATTCATACAGCTTCCTCCCTTATAAACAGCATTGCATCTAGGTTAGCCTTGCATCGTAATAATCTCTTTCAAATTTTATAAATGTTATGCTTTATTATGCAGTTGTATCGCAATACAATTCATTTAACGACGATCTTGAGGGCCGCCCACAAATGCTTGTTCTTCGGTATCCAGACCATATGCTGTATGAAGTGCAGCCACTACATCTTGCAAGCGACTTGCTTCGATTACGCAGGATACTTTGATCTCAGATGTACTCACCATCTTAATACTAACTCCCTGTGCAGAGATGGCAGCGAACATTTGCGCAGCTACACCCGGGTGACTGACCATACCTGCACCAACAATTGATACTTTCACTAGATCAATTTCAGAAGTGACTTCACTGAAAGGAAGTTCGCTACGCAAGCTTTCCATAACTGCAAGTGCACGTTCACGATCTGCTAGACTTACTGTATAAGAAAAGTCTGCTTTACCATCTAACACACCGCTCTGTACGATAAGGTCAACGTCTATTTTGGCAGTTGCGAGTTCTCCAAACATTTTCGCAAGTACTCCCGGTAGATCAGCAACGCCACGGATTGTAAGACGTGCTACATTTTTGTCATAAGCAATGCCGTTAACGACTGCTCCCTGTTCCATAGTTGTCTCCTCCTTCACAACGGTTCCTTCATTATAGTTAAAGCTAGAGCGCACAACGAGGCGTACATTGTTATGCTTGGCGTATTCTACAGCACGCGGATGAAGTACCGCTGCCCCTAAATTCGCCAGTTCTAGCATTTCGTCATAAGATATCTCTTGCAGTTTGCGAGCACATTTCACAATACGTGGATCAGTGGAATAAATACCATCAACATCGGTGTAAATTTCACAAGTATCGGCATTAATAGCTGCTGCAAGTGCAACTGCTGTTGTATCTGATCCTCCGCGTCCAAATGTTGTAATCTCGCCTTCTGCTGTGATTCCCTGAAATCCCGCTACGATCACGATTTTACCTGCTCCGATCGCTTTAAGTACACGTTCAGGCTGAATATTACGTATGCGTGCCTTGCCATGTTCCGCTTCTGTCTCAAAACCTGCTTGCCAACCGGTGAAAGATACGGCTTCTCTACCTAGATGCTGAATCGCCATCGATAACATCGCCATCGAGATCTGTTCACCTGTCGTCATCAACATATCCATTTCACGAGCAGGTGGATTCGGATTGAGCAGACGTGCCTGATCAATCAAATCATCTGTAGTATCTCCCATTGCCGAAACAACGACTACACAGTCGTGTCCTTCATCTTGCTTCTCAATAATGCGCTTTGCTACACGTTGCATGCGCTCGGTATCCCCGACGGAACTACCGCCGAATTTCATGACATACAAAGCCAAGACCTCTTCACTCCCTACTTGATACGGGTATATTATCTCTACAATATTTTACCCGGATTGAACAGCGTATTTAGGCGTTTCATACATAATAATGCATGAACATGCTTAGTCTTTAACAGTATAATACGAGAACGCGTTAAGTACTACCCGTAAATTAAAAAAGCTACACTAGAATGTTTACTCTATGTTAAATCCTTTTCTATTTAATTTCCATTGATTTCTAACTGATTGTAATAGATCAGTATGTTTTGTAATCTTGATTAGACACATATCTTTATCAGCAGCAGGTTCATAACCAAATTTGATAGACGGTATATGATAAAGTTGTATTAATTTTTGAAAATAATTAAGCATATGTAAGCATTTCATCGTGTCTAATACACCTTCGTAACTCAACTCAGTCTCTACAAAATTAAATTCTACAGTGATGTATTCTGCATCTGAAGAAATGATAAGCAATACCTCTTTTAACTCTGTTCCTAGTTCAAGAACTTCAAACAATATTGTTCCGGTACCTGGATTTAATAAAAATGCCGAGAAAGAATATATATCATCAAACTCTATATCTTTAGTAGTCGTCTGATCATAGAAGTGGGAAGATTTTATACTTGCTGAGATAATGTCTAGTTCATCTGTTAATAGCTTATCTATATAAGAAATATGTATATCAAACACAACTTCAAGATTATCCATCTTCTATACTCCTTATTGTATTTTATTCTAAAAAAAGAATGAGCAGGCATTAAAGCCACTCATTCTTTTGATGGTACATATAGTAAGTACTACGCGCGAGAAACGTATTTACCTTCACGAGTATCGATGATTAGAACGTCACCTTCGTTGATAAACATAGGAACTTGAACCGTATGTCCAGTTTCTAATTTCGCATTTTTAGTTGCGCCTGTTGCAGTGTTACCTTTGATTCCTGGCTCTGTTTCTGTAACAGCTAACTCTACGCTTGTTGGCAAGTTAATTCCAAGAATTTCACCTTGATAGCTAACGATGTTAACTGTCATGTTTTCTTTCAAGAATTTCAATTCCCATTCCAATTGCTTGGAGTTCAATTCGAATTGATCGTAAGTTTCGTTATCCATAAATGCATGCTCGTCACCACTTGCATACAAGTATTGAACTCCACGGTTTTCGATTTGAGCACGAGCAATCGTTTCACCTGCACGGAAAGTACGTTCTACTACGTTACCGTTACGCAAGTTTCTCAATTTAGAACGCACGAATGCTGCGCCTTTACCTGGTTTTACGTGTTGGAATTCCAAAACGGAATAAATATTACCTTCTACTTCTACGGTCAAACCTGTTTTAAAATCATTTACTGAAATCAAAATAACGCCTCCTCAGATGTGGTAAAGCTGGTCTCTTGCATAATTCTATGAAGCCTATATATTGTACTATACCCCATAACAATCGGATACTATATCATCATATACAGGTATTTTATTCGGCAAAAGATAGTCATCATCCTGCATGACAGAACAATCTTTTCGTTATACCGGTAAAATCGTAAGTTCTTTGGTGGAATGAGTTAATACTCGAATACCATCTTCTGTGATTAATACATCATCTTCAATACGCACGCCGCCAAACCCTGGAATATAAATGCCCGGTTCTACGGTTACCACCATACCTGGAGATAATACCGTATCGCTCATTTTAGACAAGCGAGGCTCTTCATGCACTTCCATACCGATACCATGACCTGTGCTATGTCCAAATGCTTCACCGTAACCATGAGAAGCAATAACATCACGTGCCAGTGCATCTGCATCTCTACCGCTCATACCTGGTTTTAAGTGTTTAAGCGTATTCAGTTGTGCTTCTAGAACGATATTGTAAATTTCAAGATGCTTTTCAGTGGGTGTACCTACAAATACAGTACGGGTTAGATCAGATACATAGCCTTGATAAATTGCACCAAAGTCTAAAGTAACAAATTCATTTTCACCGATTACTTTTTCGCTTGCTACGCCATGAGGCAAAGCAGAACGTTCACCTGAAGCGACAATCGTCTCAAATGAAGTCCCTGTTGCTCCTTGACGGCGCATAAAGGATTCCATTTCAAGTTCGATTTCTTGCTCTGTTACACCTGGTTTGATGTAGTTCAGGATATGGCTAAATGTGCGATCTGCGATATCAGTCGCTTTTTCGATAATAGCAATTTCTTCAGCGTCTTTGAAATTACGAATCTCTTCCATGATGCCGGATACAGGAACCAGCTCCACTGGTGCTAAATGTTTGCTGTACATTGCATATCTGCTATAAGGCACCAAATCTTGTTCAAATCCAAGCTTACTGATATTGCCTTTGGACAACAATTCTTTCATCGTATCGACTACATTTGCCGAATGTTCGACAACTGAAAAAGCTGTGGCTTGTTCTGGCGCTTGAGTCATATAACGGAAATCAGTCAATAAGTAAGCTTCCTGTGCAGTCACTAACACATAACCCGCAGAACCTGTAAACCCTGTCAAATATCTGCGATTCACACTACTTGTAATTAACAATGCCTCTAATTGTTGCTCTTGCATTGCTTGACGTAACTTATTTAAACGTTGTGTACTCAATTACATCTCTCCCCTTCAGCATTTTAGAATAAAATACGACTTCTGCTAGTGAAATCAAAAATAATCTTTGCAAAGCAAAATATCTTACCTTCGCTTGGTTCTTTGTATCGTCGTATTGTGATCATTTTGGACAAATGTAAACTGAGAAATAGCCAAAAATTATTTTACCATACGAATTGCAATTTTGAGAATAGGCAGTACAATATCTTATCTGTTCTCTTTAGGCTTTCTCATAGTGTATTCTGGTAAAAATCAGCTAAATCCGCTACAATTAAAGGATAAGCTTATTTCTATCTATGATCAATGAACAGATAAGCTTGATCAGGCATTTCGTGAGTCACGATAATGTCGAACTACGGAAGGGTGACTATACTTGTCAAAACAATCTGCTCCTCCGAGCTATGGCGGCCAAGCAGTAATAGAAGGCGTTATGTTCGGTGGAAAAAATGTGAATGTGACCGCTGTAAGACGTAAAGATGGTAAGATCACCTTTTTAGAAGTACCTAGACAGGATAAGTCATGGGTCAAAACATTACGCCGCATTCCATTGTTGCGAGGAATTATAAGTTTGATTGATTCAAGTGCCAAAGGCTCCAAACATCTGAACTATGCTGCTGATGCTTATTCCGAAGATCAGATGAGCCCTGAAGAATACGCAGAGCAGAAGCAAAAAGAAGAATCGAAAATGAGTCTTAGTATGATGCTTGGTGTGGCAGTAGTCGGTATTCTTTCTTTAATCGTAGGTAAGCTTGTTTTTACACTGGTTCCTGTATTTGTCGAAAGTTTATTATTTGGAAAAGCTTTTGACAATCATGCACTGCATACGTTGCTTGAAGGAGTTATCAAAATTGTTCTGCTGTTGATCTACCTCTGGGCGATCTCACAGACACCTATGATTAAGCGACTGTTTCAGTATCATGGTGCTGAACACAAAGTTATTACAGCTTATGAACATGGTGAAGAATTAACACCGGAAAATGTGCAAAAGTATAGTCGTCTGCATTATCGCTGCGGAAGCAGTTTTATTATATTAACCGTTATTATCGGAGTGATTATCTACGCACTATTCAGTTGGGATAGTCTAACCGAGCGTATTATCCAACGTATCGTTTTGTTGCCTGTCGTGATTGGTGTATCGTTTGAATTTTTGAAATTTACAAATAGCTTGCGTGAAGTACCTGTATTGCGCTATTTGGGATATCCCGGATTGTGGTTACAGTTGTTAACAACAAAAGAACCGACACTGGATCAAATTGAAGTCTCTATTGCTTCATTCAACCGCATGCGTGAATTAGATGCTGCTCTTGAACAACAGCATGTTCATTCTGCTGTTACCACTTCTTCGCCTGACCCTGTGAAAGGATGATAAAAATGAGAAAATCACCTGTTCAACTGATTGTTTTTGGAGTAGCTATGTTACTGGGTGCGGTCGGGCTGTTTCTTGAAATATTCCAAATGGTGGCTTCTCCTGCAACATATAATTGGGCGAATCTTATTGTACCGATCATCTTAATTGTTGTATTGTTTTTGGTTCTGCGTTCTACTTCTGGTATGTCTGGTCGAAGTTACAATGGCCCCAAAGTCAAACCTTCTGCACGCACCATGGCTAAAATGAATGGATCACAGAAAAATAGCTACAAAACAACTTCTGCTAGACCATCCAGCAGTCATTCATCCAAACCGAAAAAGAGCTATCCTTTTCAAGTGATTCAAGGCAATAAAGGAAAAGATGATGATGAAGCTCCTAAATTTCACTAGATTAATGAATAGATTCCAGATCCGTTCAGTATAACAATTATTATCATAAAGCTATTTATATCTATAAAAAAAGCATGACTTTTCCTTCTTACCGAGGAACAGATCATGCTTTTTTTACTATCTAGGTATTATGTTCTCAGATTTTAATGTTCTATATTTATCCATGTTGCTTTTTTAATCAAAAAAAGGGATTCTATCGCCTCAGTATCTGGCTGATAAAATCCCTTTTTTGTGATCTTATACTATCTTATAATCCCCAGTATGAACGTAATTTTGCTAATACGCCTTGCGGATTCTTTTTCAAATCTTTAGCACTGAAGAAGATACTACCTTTGATATTGCTGTATTTCTCATTGTATTTGAGCTGGTTAATGATTTCATTAGAACTGCTCCAGCCGATTTCTGGTGTACTGATTTTGTAAAGCGCCTGACCGATATACAGATCGACACCTGTATTTTTGGTTTCATTTGCCCACCAGTCTACCACTTTATCATAACGAGCTACAGGAAGTGTCATGCTCCAGTATACTTGCGGAGCAATATAGTCGATCCAACCATTTTTGATCCATGTGCGGGTATCTGCATACGTTGTATCGTAAGCTGTTACGCCTGCTTTGGTATCTGAACCTGTAATATCTGAAGATTTGTTACGCCATACACCAAATGGGCTGATTCCGAACTTCACAGCAGGTTTGGAATTGTGAATCGATGTATTTAGTTGTTGAACAAAACTGTTGATATTCCCACGACGCCAATCCGCTTTTGTTTTGAACTTACCACTGTTGTAACTAGCATAAGTGCTATCATCGCCAAACTTGTTCGAAGCGGTCTCTGAATATGGATAGAAATAGTCATCCAAATGTACACCATCAATATCATAGTTATTCACAACTTCCATCACTGTATCAATAACCGATTGACGAGCAGCTGGAATTCCCGGGTTCAAATAATATTTATTATCGAACTTTATCACCCAGTCAGGATGTTTGAGTACTACATTGTTGCTTGCCAATTTGCTTGTATTCGCATCGGTTGTTGCACGGAACGGGTTAAACCATGCATGGAATTCCATACCGCGTTTATGAGCTTCAGCAACCATATACTCTAATGGATCATATCCAGGATCTTTGCCCTGTGTTCCGGTTAGATATTTTGACCATGGCATCAGTGAAGATTTGTACAATGCATCTCCAGCAGGACGAACCTGTACGAATACTGCATTAATCCCCATACCTTGTAGATCATCTAACAATTTTGAAAATTCTTGCTTTTGCTTGGTTGCACCGGATGTAGCCGGCCAGTCTAGATTGTAGACAGTAGAGATCCATGCACCACGAAGCCCATCTTTGGCTACGGTGCTCGTTGGAGCTTTTCCACTATTACTATTATCTGTTGTTCCTGTATTGGTAGTAGGTGGTGTAGAAGGCTTGCTACTGTTATTTTTACTACCTGTACCTTGATAGCTACTTGTTGCTAGATTTACCGTTTGGTTGGCTTGATCCCAATTAACATCAAGACCGAGACCTTCCCCGATAAAACGTAGCGGAACCATCACACGACCGTTTTTCATTTCAACCGAAGCATCTAAGCTAACCGATTTGTTATTGATCGTAGCGGTATTCTGACCGGAAGTCAGTACCAGCACTTGCTTATCGCTGGTAATCGTAACAGTACTTGTCGATTGATTCCAGGCGATTTTGGCTTTTAAATTTTCGCTCACTAAGCGCAAAGGAACCATCGTTACATTGCTCTTGCTGGTTATGTAAGGAGCAGCATCCCCTTGTATCTGTTCTCCATCTAGCATGATCTTAATATCCGAATCTGCGGCGTGAAGTGTACTACTGATCGAAGGGACAATCATCAACATGACTAAAAATACAGCGATAAAACGAACCATTTTCATAAATTCAAACCTCCAGTAAATCGTTGCTTGGTGCTTATAACATTAGACGACTGACAGTTACCAAAGTTGCGAACAAAATAAAAGACATCTGCCAAGTGATCGACAGATGCCTGCCTTACGAGTCGCTAATCAGCTCTTTTTGTAGATTCTGTAGCGCTTCCACACGTGACGGATCACGACGGAAATATTCTAGCAATGTTTCAATTTGAGTGATCGAATTCCAACTCAGGTGATGCTCTATACCTTCTACATCTTTGTATATATAATCCGGGTTAACACCGATAACATTCAGGAAATCTTCGAGTAATTGATGGCGCTCTACAAGGCGTTTGCCCATCTTTTTCCCTTTGCTTGTCAGCACTAATCCCCGGTACTTCTCATAAATCAAATATTCATCTTTATCTAATTTTTGGATCATCTTTGTAACGGACGAAGGATGTACTTCTAACCCTTCTGCAATATCCGAGACACGCGCATATCCCTTTTGATCGATTAATTTATAAATGCGCTCTAAATAATCCTCCATACTGGGCGTTGGCATCTTGCTCCCCCTTTTTCACTACGTACTGTATTCATTTGGCAAATATTGATTCAATAATCATACATTTAATTCGCATGAGTTGGCAAGTTTTGCACGCGATTCAAACGATAGAAAGAACCTTCCATGTGTACACCATATATGCTGTTCCACGGAAGGTCTTTACTTATCTTTTGAAAATACTTTTACTTCACAATAGCACCGTTCGGCATACCGTCTGGAACTGTAGCTAGTGTCAATTGATCGCCATGAGAAGCCGCTAAAATCATACCTTTAGATTCTTCTCCGCGTAATTTCACAGGCTTAAGATTAGTGACGCAGATGACTTTGCGTCCTACTAATTCTTCCGGTGTGTAGAACTTCGCAATACCAGATACAACCTGACGTTGCTCTGTACCTAGATCCAATTGTAATTTAAGCAGTTTGTCTGCCTTTTTAACTGGTTCAGCAGAGATCACTTGAGCTACGCGCAGTTCGACTTTGGCAAATTCGTCAATACTGATCTCAGGCGCTTGTGACTCTTCTACTTCTACAGGTGCAGAAGCTGGTGTAGTTGTTGGTGCAGTTTCAGTTGCTGCTGTTAATACGCCACCCATCGCTTCTACGATATAAGCTACTTCTTCTTTGCTATCTAGACGAGGGAAAATAGGGTCACCTTTAACAACAGTCGTACCTGCTGGAATCTGACCATACGTACGAATACTTTCCCAAGCGGTAAGTTCGCCTTCTGTAATCCCAAGTTGTGCCCAGATTTTTTTCGGTGCACGTGTTAAGAATGGTTGCAATAACACAGAAACGATACGCAAAGTCTCTACAAGATGATACATCACCGAATCCAATTGCGGTTGATTAGCTTCGTCTTTAGCAAGTACCCACGGTTGCGTCTCATCAATATATTTGTTAG contains:
- the mntR gene encoding transcriptional regulator MntR, whose amino-acid sequence is MPTPSMEDYLERIYKLIDQKGYARVSDIAEGLEVHPSSVTKMIQKLDKDEYLIYEKYRGLVLTSKGKKMGKRLVERHQLLEDFLNVIGVNPDYIYKDVEGIEHHLSWNSITQIETLLEYFRRDPSRVEALQNLQKELISDS